Genomic segment of Bubalus kerabau isolate K-KA32 ecotype Philippines breed swamp buffalo chromosome 6, PCC_UOA_SB_1v2, whole genome shotgun sequence:
TGCGTGGTGGGTGAGCGGTGGTGCACGTTGAGCACGCACACGCTGGTGACGATGGAGAAGGTGACCAGCACCATAGTGAACATGAGGTACTTGCCGACTAGCGGAACGTCGAGGGAGGTGGGCGGCACGATCTTAGAGATGAGCAGCAGGAAGACGGTAAGCGCCAGCAGCACGGAGATGCAGAGCGTCATCTTCTCACCGCAGTCAGACGGCAGGTAGAAGACGAGGATGGCTAGAGAGGTGATGAGGACGCAGGGGATGATGAGATTGATGGTGTAGAAGAGTGGCTTGCGACGGATGATGAAGTCGTATGTGATGTCCACGTAAGTGGAGTCATCTGGGTTCTCGTTGCGCCGGCCGGGCAGCGCCACTATGTCCCACTCGCCGCTGGGTGTGAAGTCGTCCAGGTTGGCCACATCACTCTTGAGCACCAGGTCGATCTCAGTGCGGTCGTAGGTCCACGAGCGGAACTTCATGGTGCAGTTCTGCTGGTCAAACGGGAAGTGCTTTACCTCGATCTTGCATGCGCTCTTGTAGATGGCAGGCGGCAGCCAGAAGATGCTGCCATCATAGGAGACCACGGCATTGGAATAGAAGGACACCTCGTACATGCCGTCGGCACTGCCAAGGGATGGCACAGTTAGCCCTGACTTAAGCATGCCTCCACCCTATCCATCCACCTGGCCCAGAGTGGGAAGAGAGGAAAGCCAAAGGGAGGTATGGGAAGAGGGAGATAGGAAGGACCAGGAATTAATAAGCAAGAAGGGGATGTGGGTGGGTTGATGGGGAGAAGAGGTGTCCTGGTCAGAAGGCCTGAGGGGCCCCTCTGTTACTTGTCATTTACTGTATAAGCTGGTTGGTCCACATGAAGGTGGAGAAGTTGGGGGAGCCAGGAAGCTCAGAGTGAGGAGCCCAGAGCAATGGAGAGGGACAGGGGCAGGTGGGAGCAGGAGATGGTACCTAGAGCCTAGGGACTAGTGGCTTTGGGTCTTGGAGGTAAGATGGCTTATTGTAGGAGAGCAGATGGAACCTGGGGGAGAAACTGGGACCTCCAAGTTCTTTGATTCTTACCATTTCTCCAGGAAAGcctattttttaatcagtttgtGCACTGGGGACTGTCAATCCTTGTTTGTATCACACCGCAGCTCCAAACACTGGGAGTCCTAATTGACTGGGAGGGACCTGGCCATGACCCAAGTTACCTTGGCTGTCCACACTATACCTCACTGGTTTGGGTTTGTCCATCTGAGTAGTGATTTGTCTGTGCCAATGAAAAGTCCCTTCTCTCCCCCAGCATGAGCTAATTTACTTTCTCTAAGACCTGAGCACTGTCAagttctcctccagccttcccaTCCCTCCAGGGTCACCTACTTGTTGTATAGGACCACATCTGGGAGCCAGATGTGTTTGGAAGGGAGCCGAACTTTCTTCATGTTGTCAAATTCCTCAGGCTTCCAGGTGAGGCGATAATCCTCCCACTCctgggaaagggaaagagggaggcagcACCGACCTCTGCCCTGGGAAGGGCTCAAGGTCAAGGACAGAGACAAGAGGAGGCCTATTTGgcttaaagtttttaaaagtcattgcATTGCCACCGTGACTTCTCGGCCCAGCAAAAGTGGCTTCTCATTTAATTTGCATAGCCAAGCCAAGATATTAGAATCTACATTTTGTGAATGAGAAAATGAATCTTGCAGTGTTTGACATATTCAAAGTTAACAGAGCTGGTGAGTGGAAGAACCAAGACTCATATCCAGTTATTTAAGATCCCGAGGTCTATACATTTCTGTGTCTCTTGAGGAGATTCAAAGAGGGAAaagcacatgcaaaaaaaaaaaaaaaaatggaggaaagagaCGCCCAGAGGTGTGGGCAGGAAGAACTCTAACCTGAGTCAGCCAGACATTGGTGGTCATGATCTGCTCCCGCTCATGCTGCAGGAAAGAGAAGCTGCTGAGAAGTGCCCCCCCGCCACCGTCCCTCAAGTCTGTGGGCCCCCTACACCACCCAGGCTCCTTCCCCCACCTGCCCAAGCCTTGGGGACTCCAGAAGAATTACTGCAAACATATTATGGCTATGCCAATTTCAGTAGCTGGGCAGAGAGCTTGGGACCCCCACTCACCACACTGATGAGCTGGGCCAGTGACACCATGAGCTGTACTGTCACCAGCTCAGAGCCATTGGTGGCTGGGCGGATGAGTTTGTTGTAGCGGGAAGGATCCAGAAGATGCTCTACCAGCCGCTCTTCTGTGTCTGTACCCCAGACTCCTGGgcaggggagtggggtggggggcaagagGTAAGTACACAGCAAGGAGGGCCCACCCAGGATCCCACTCTCCCTAGGCAAGTGGGACAACCTAGGCCCAAATAGGAAGCTGTAGTTTCCCACAGCCCATCCCTAAGAAGATAGCAAAATGCTTAGGCTGCCCCCATGGAAGCCCCTCATATAGCTTCCCACAGCTCATCCCTAAGAAGACAGCAAAATTCTTAGGTTGCCCCCATGGAAGCCCCTCATAGAGAAGTCCCTCTCTAAGATCACTGACCAAGAAGCCCAGACAGTCCCCCAAAACCCTCCCACTAAAAACCCATTCTTCAAGGATCAGTGGAGACCGTGCTCTTCCTGCAAGGTCTCAGAGGATGATTTCAAAAGGTTTGAAGtttctgtttccatggtttcttcTAGAAGATATCTACAGTTCAAGGAAGGTTTTAGAGGGTAGTGAAAGGAGAAGAGTTATATGTGTCCCACAATACGGCCTTTCTTCTCAGTCGGCGCCCATCTCTGTGTACAAGTAATGTTATGCGCCTCTCCATGTGACTGGCTGTGACCCCCCTCCCCGAAAAGGTATTGGGTTGGAGTAGAATAATTGGGCTACCTGAGCTGTGTGGGACAGGGCGTATATTTAGCCTCAAGTTCCACACATACAGGAGCTCACCTCTCATGAGATTGCAGGCAGATGTGGAAAGCTCATTTGGTTGTAAATTCCTTTTGTACCTGCCCCACCACACACTATCTCCTGCAACCCTGCACGAACGCACCCCCACGTCCTCAGAGCCTTAGCCTGGCAGAGCTTCTTCCCTTCCGAGCCTCCCGTCCACCCTCCAAGAGAGTTGAGAAGTTGCTTGTTTCCGTTTCCTGCCTTGCCCCTGTGGAGTGAGCAAAATCAGGAGCCCAATATGAGGGACAGGAAATGATGGAGAGCCAAGTAAGGGGGCTGAACCAGGTAGATTTTCTTGAGATAATGGCTCACTGGAAGTTAAATAGCAATTCAGCTGCAATCAGAgtctcccctccctgccaccccagaAATCCTGGGgagatcccttccttccttcctctctgtacccacaccctccccaccaccactgccCAGGTTGCCCTCTCTTCTCCGCATCACTTCGAGCAAGTCCTTCTCCCAGTTCAGTCTCCCAGGTACTCCCAGCTGTCCTGGGGGGTCTCTCTCCTAATCCCCAGAGACTTCTCACCATAGGGATCCCTCCCTTACAAATGCGAGCCTGAGTGAGACAGAGCGTGGCGACTTGTCCTTACCTGAGCACAGTCCGAGGAGGCCAAAGCTGAGGAGCAGCGCCTTGGGACCAGAGAGCCAGGCCATGCCTCTGGCATAGCTCGCCAGCTCGCCTAAACGTGCCAGAGCGCGCCCCAGGCTGGAAGGCCGCGGGCGGGGCTCTGTCCGTGGTGCTGAAGCCGCTCCTGAGCCGCCCGCGCCGGGCGGGAGCGGAGCCCAGAGTGTGCTCACAGCCTTTGGTGCTGCCGTGATAATCTCCACGGCGGTTCCTCGGGCTCCAAGAGCGAGGAGGAACCCGCTTCTCGCTTATCCCGGTCTGAGCAGGCGGAGGCTTTTCCGGCTGCTCTTCCAGGGAATACAATTGGGACGGTGAGAGGGAGGAGTCTCCGCCCCGGAGGCGGAAGCGCCAGAGCTCAGAATAAAAAGGGTCCCTGGTTGGGGTATTCTTCTGCTGGTCCTGCTTAGTTAGAGTGTGCGTGAGGCGGAATAAGGGTGGCTCACCCGACGGTGGAGGAGTTCTGAAACCCCAAAGTTGGGGCAGGACCTGGAAGGGTCTGAAAAGGCTCAGGAAGAAAGCGCAAGTAAGACGAACAGGTCAGGACCGGATAAGCACCCGGGACCAAGGGCCAGAATGAGGGGGAATGGGAGTCAAAAAGAGTTTCTGGGTCccaccttcctttttttctcttaccAAACCCAAATGCTCCCGCTTCCTGGGAAGGCTGAGGATGCAACCAAGACAATGCATTGAGGCCCTTAGAGAATGAGACAGGACTGTAGGTTTGCTATTTTAAGAAAGCAAACAATTTGGAGTCTAGAAACAGGATCCCCTCATCTGTTCCCTTCCATACCTCCACAGAAGGCATCCAGGGGATCTAAGGTGGGGACATGTGGACATCTCCTGAAAAGAAGGTGACCTTCAAGAGTGGAAGGGTAAGTGGCCCTTATCAATTAGCCTTTCTCACCCACATTCTGTTCCTCTCCAGTCTTTGACTTCTGTGTGACAAGGGGGAATCAGAGGATGATTTCATAGAGACCAGCCCAAGAATGAAGCTAACACAAAGGAAAGCAAAGATGAGACAGAGGTGTCAAAACTCAATGACATCTTTGATCTTAAAAGCCCCGAACTTTTAACTTCTGAGCCAATAAAGGCTTCCCTTTTTTCCTAGgtggatttttttcagtttcaaccAAAAGATTCCTGACTAAAGCAGCCTTATCAGACATCAAGGCACTGTCTTGTTCCATCTCTGCCTACTTCTTCAACCTCCTCTGGGCCAGTACCCGCAGCCCCGCACTCCTCGTAgtaatgtctttatttatttatttttgaaataaaccttttatttttctttcatttttaaatttatttggctgcactgggtcttcattgctgcatgtgggatcttagctgtgacatgcagtatctggttccctgaccagggatggaacccaggccccctgcattgggagcactaaatcttaactactggacccatCCTCCATGCTTCAGGGCCTTTTAAACGTGCAGTTCCCTTGATTCTGTTTTCACCCATTTCCCATCAGCCACTTTCTACTTTGAACACCTGGCAGAAACATCAGTTCCTTAAGGAAGCTATGCCTGACCAAAGATTATGTCAGGTGCCCTGAGACATGTTTCCAGAGGatgataaatgagtaaataagtcAATTTAAGGTGGTAGCTATCTCTCCTCCTAGATTTTGAACCAGCACAGTGCCGGGCATATTGTGAGGGTTCAACAAATAAGCCAAAGGGCTGGTACAGGACTGAAATCTTTTAACATGTAGAGAAAAATTCCTCTCTAAAAGCTCAGCCAAAAGCAACTTATATACATGTACCTAGTTTCTGGAAttgagaaggaaaagcaaaacaaGTATCAGCAAAGGGCTAGAGACGATGTGGGAGGACTACAGTCTCCATAAGGTGcgtggaaagaaagtgaaagtgttagtcgctcagtcgtgtccgactatctGCGACCCCGGGgttgtccttggaattctccaggcaagaatactggagagaattgtcattcccttctccaggggatcttcccgacttggggatagaacctgggtctcttccattgcaggcagattctttaccatctgagctaccagtgaagcccaaagCATGTGGAACTGGCCATAAATCTGCACCACAAGGTCCAAGGCATATACATGTGCAAACATGTTATCATCTCTTAAGAATTCAAGAAATCTGAGAACCAAGGAAAGAAGTGGAGAATAAAAGCCtcacagaaaagagaaggaatgTGTGTAGTCACTCCACTTGGGAAAAGAGTCAAAGGTGGGAAGAagacttccctccccaccccctctgccTTCAACAATTAAGATTGATTGTTGGGTATCTACTGTATAGTTATCAAAGATGCGGTGATCAAAAAGACTTAGTTAGTCCTAGCTACAAAGGAGATCACGGTTTGGTGGCAAAGACTTGTGACATCATGTGGTGGCTGATCTAGAAGAGTGAAAACAAGGTGCTTTGGAAGTATGGGTGAGAGAGAAGTTCATAGTGCCTGAGAGCCCAGAAGGGGTAGAGATGAAAGTTCAGATTTGAAAGATGAGAAAGCCAATAAGACAAAGGTGGCTAAAAGGCATttcaaactcctagaagagagggACGCGGAGCTTTCCATGTAGATAGTGCTCAGTCCTTTCCTCTTGCAGTGAATGCTGGGTGATAGAAGAAGGCTgcaaaagtcttcttttttgaaaatctCTCTC
This window contains:
- the CHRNB2 gene encoding neuronal acetylcholine receptor subunit beta-2; amino-acid sequence: MAWLSGPKALLLSFGLLGLCSGVWGTDTEERLVEHLLDPSRYNKLIRPATNGSELVTVQLMVSLAQLISVHEREQIMTTNVWLTQEWEDYRLTWKPEEFDNMKKVRLPSKHIWLPDVVLYNNADGMYEVSFYSNAVVSYDGSIFWLPPAIYKSACKIEVKHFPFDQQNCTMKFRSWTYDRTEIDLVLKSDVANLDDFTPSGEWDIVALPGRRNENPDDSTYVDITYDFIIRRKPLFYTINLIIPCVLITSLAILVFYLPSDCGEKMTLCISVLLALTVFLLLISKIVPPTSLDVPLVGKYLMFTMVLVTFSIVTSVCVLNVHHRSPTTHTMAPWVKVVFLEKLPTLLFMQQPRHRCARQRLRLRRRQREREGTGALFREALGADSCTCFVNRASVQGLAGAFGSEPAPAAGPGRARGPCGCGLREAVDGVRFIADHMRSEDDDQSVSEDWKYVAMVIDRLFLWIFVFVCVFGTIGMFLQPLFQNYATATFLHADHSAPSSK